In bacterium, the following proteins share a genomic window:
- a CDS encoding Uma2 family endonuclease, producing MSVLTEVDPAVAYPATAPDMGESPRHSRAQFLAYGALSAYFSGRSDCFVGQELNVYYRRAPDTKFVVPDVLVSFGVDAGAIEEDFSYRIWDAGAPPAFVLEIASGTMAERDREDKPAIYLEVGAREYWRFDPSGRGLHSPVLQGNRRVGGAWAPIAVGPDDDGRLAGHSSVLELDLHADERRLRFRDPRTGRWLPDPDDTSQALNLVRHERDAEAAARRAAEAEVAALRARLDDQK from the coding sequence ATGAGCGTTCTGACCGAGGTGGATCCTGCTGTGGCGTACCCGGCCACCGCCCCGGACATGGGTGAGTCCCCGCGCCACTCGCGCGCCCAATTCCTCGCTTACGGCGCCCTGAGCGCCTACTTCTCGGGGCGCTCGGACTGCTTCGTGGGCCAAGAGCTCAACGTGTACTACCGCCGGGCACCGGACACGAAGTTCGTGGTCCCGGACGTGCTCGTGTCCTTCGGCGTGGACGCCGGGGCCATCGAGGAGGATTTCAGCTACCGGATCTGGGACGCGGGCGCGCCGCCGGCGTTCGTGCTGGAGATCGCCTCGGGGACGATGGCCGAGAGGGACCGGGAGGACAAGCCCGCCATCTACCTCGAGGTGGGTGCCCGCGAGTACTGGCGCTTCGACCCCAGCGGCCGGGGCCTGCACAGCCCAGTGCTGCAGGGCAACCGCCGGGTGGGCGGCGCATGGGCACCGATAGCGGTGGGCCCCGACGACGACGGACGCCTCGCCGGCCACAGCAGCGTCCTGGAACTCGACCTGCACGCCGACGAGCGCCGGCTGCGCTTCCGCGACCCCCGCACCGGCCGATGGCTGCCGGATCCCGACGACACCAGCCAAGCCCTCAACCTGGTTCGCCACGAGCGAGACGCCGAGGCCGCAGCCCGCCGCGCCGCCGAGGCCGAGGTGGCGGCCCTGCGCGCCCGACTGGACGACCAGAAGTAA
- a CDS encoding methyltransferase: MADCDEPAGAVDSPRTAAQPDDDPLLGASSEAHLAAVAGRILRADSLDRLSSLERRLLSRAPVDSVSCRVVANVRERIEAGTDPLGDAFLKLRSADVRRESGAVYTPQVIVGSMVAWLSQEPSVGRIVDPGAGSGRFALAAGRAFNEARLVAVESDPLALLLLRANLTAAGLAERSEVVAGDYRLLRLGDAVEQRGPTAFIGNPPYVRHHLIERGWKEWLHAEANRLGVPASGLAGLHVYFFLQTALPAAPGDIGTFVTSAEWLDVNYGKLVRALLVRHLSVESVHLIDPSELPFGDVATTAAITCFRVGHTRAPRRLPEDRNNR, from the coding sequence ATGGCTGACTGCGACGAGCCTGCCGGCGCCGTCGACTCCCCTCGTACCGCGGCGCAGCCTGACGACGATCCGTTGCTCGGTGCCTCCTCGGAGGCGCATCTGGCAGCTGTGGCGGGCCGCATCCTGCGCGCTGATTCCTTGGACCGACTGTCATCTCTGGAGCGGCGGTTGCTCAGTCGGGCGCCAGTGGATTCGGTCAGCTGTCGCGTCGTCGCGAACGTGCGCGAGCGGATCGAAGCCGGGACCGATCCTCTCGGGGACGCCTTCCTCAAGCTACGCAGCGCGGATGTGCGCCGGGAATCGGGGGCGGTCTACACGCCGCAGGTGATCGTCGGCTCGATGGTCGCGTGGTTGTCGCAAGAGCCCTCCGTCGGGCGGATCGTGGATCCGGGTGCGGGTTCGGGACGGTTCGCGCTCGCCGCCGGGCGGGCGTTCAACGAGGCACGCCTCGTCGCAGTCGAATCCGACCCCCTGGCCTTGCTGTTGCTGCGCGCCAACCTCACGGCTGCCGGTTTGGCGGAGCGGTCCGAGGTCGTCGCCGGCGACTACCGCCTCCTGCGGCTGGGCGACGCAGTCGAACAGCGGGGACCGACGGCGTTCATCGGCAACCCGCCGTACGTCCGCCATCACCTCATCGAGCGCGGCTGGAAGGAGTGGCTCCATGCCGAGGCGAATCGTCTCGGCGTACCCGCGAGCGGGCTCGCCGGCCTGCATGTGTACTTCTTTCTCCAGACCGCTCTGCCCGCGGCGCCCGGCGACATCGGCACGTTCGTGACGTCGGCCGAGTGGCTGGACGTCAACTACGGGAAACTCGTGCGCGCCCTGCTCGTTCGCCATCTCAGTGTGGAGTCGGTCCACCTCATCGATCCGTCGGAACTGCCGTTTGGCGACGTCGCCACGACGGCGGCGATCACGTGCTTCCGAGTCGGTCACACCAGGGCGCCTCGTCGGCTTCCGGAAGATCGCAACAATCGGTGA